CGTGCTTACATTTAATAATCCGGCAAGTTCCGGAGTTGTAATTCTTCCGTTTTTTGCCATCAAATTTAAAATATTTGGTTTTATCCCGACATTTATCCCGACACTATCTTTGTTTATCCCGACATTGTTATCACTCAAAGTATCAGTTTTTTCCACAGTTTTCGCGGGGAACAGTTTCGCCTCTTTGATATGCAAATATCTGTTTTTCAATTCATTGTGTTCCCCAAAAAGAAGATTGCCAAAGAATTGCATGAGATATTCGGTTGTGGCGTGGATATTCAGTTTGGCGTCATTGAAATTTGCGCGCACAAGCGCGTTACGAAAATACCACGAATGAACAGCAAACAAATCGTTATCAACGTTGAACCCGAAAGTTCGCAGGTATTTGATGGTGAAAACTGCCGTTGTGCGCGTATTCCCTTCGCCAAAGGCGTGGATTTGCCACAAACCGGAAATAAATTTTGAGATATGCTCCACTTCTGCATTTATTTCGGGCAAAGCGTTTGCGTATCTTTCCGCCAATTCTTTAATTTTTGTATTGAAAATAGAAGCGCGGGGTTTAGCGTTTGCATTAAAGTTGGCTCCTTATTCTTCCAATATAGTCTTGATTCGGCATATAAGAACAGGCACGTCTTTGGTTGCGGTTCCCCATATATCATTTATGCGTAAAGAATCATAACCGTGCGCAGTGATATCGCGAAGGCCCGTTATTTTTTTCCACGGAATGTCCGCATATTGCTGACGCACGCTTTGAGGCAATTGCTTAACCAATTCGCCTATATTCAGCAAATTCATACATACGCCGTCTTGGGCCATTTCATTGTCCAGGAACATCTCCAGCGAGCAACCTGAAACATAGCGAATGATTCGATTTGCCCGATATATAATTTTCGTGAGCAACGCTCTGGTCAATTCATCCATAGACGCGCACCTCTTTATTGATGATCAAATGAGAATTTTCCGGTAGCGGCGCGTGAAGAACGTCGACCGATTTATTGAGTAAATCTTCAAAATCATACTTAACGCCAATGATGTCCAGCAGCGACACCGTATCAGTGGTAAACTCCACAAGCAAATCCAGATCGCTTTCCTCGGTTGCGGTTCCACTTGCATAGGATCCAAATACAGACACCTTGGTCAAAGGATAGTTTTTCGCGACCTGTTCCGCCGCTTTTTTTATTTGCTCCAGTGTCAACATGACAATACCTCGCTTTGTTTAATTCTATCAGGAATATCTTAAAAATTCCTCCCCCTTCTTTTCCAAAATTATACCGCACGGCGGCCAAAATGTCCATATTTATTTGCCTGTTTCCGTAATTTTCCGGTCGTAAAAACCACTCCCGACAAAAAACCCCCGCATCCGAAGATACGGGGGAATTGTTTCGACTGGTCGAGGCGACAGGATTTGAACCTGCGACTTTTGCGTCCCGAACGCAACGCTCTACCGGGCTGAGCCACGCCTCGAAGGGGCAGGGCCAATTTTTCCCTGCCTTGACATTATACTAAAACATCGGCCTTTCGTCAAGTAAAAGTTTGATTTTTTGTAAACTTTTGGAAATTTTTCCAAAAGGCCCCTACCGTAACTTCCAGTGGAAGCGGATTCCGCAGCTCAGATCGGTTTCTTGCGCGTTCTGTCTTCTGCCCAGCTCCACATCCAGCGTCACGCCGTAATGATCGCTCTTCTCCACGGTAAATCCCAGGCGTCCCTTGAGGATTCCCCTTTCTTTTTCAGGATTGAGAAGCTCGTCATAGTCCGTGCCGCTTCCCGCAAAGCGCACCCGGTTTGCGCGGTGATTTTCGCCGAAATCATAGGCCCAGGCGAGGGCGCCTTCCAATTTCACGGCGTATTGCCCGCCGATATGCGTCCGGCGCATCCCCCGGACGCCCACTTCGCCCAGTGCGCTCACGTAATCCCGGGCGTCCACTTCAAGAATCAGGGCGCTTTCCCCCAGGGCCCGCTCGCGGAAATGATCGCCCGCGCCGTAGCTGAGGTCAAGAGACGTGTAGAGGTCCAATTTTCCGTGGATACTCCTGAAGAGGGTATTTTCGAGGGTATTTATCAGGCGCAGCTCGTAGCTGTTATAAGAGCTCTTATTTTTGTAAACTTGATCAAGCTCGAGGGTGCGCTCGGCCTCATGCCGGTACCAGCCCAGCTCCACCCGGGAAAGAAGCCGCAGCCTGTCGTCGGCCCCGAAGGGTGTCAGTCGGTGCAGGCCGCCTCTCAGCGCGTAGATGTCCTCTTTGGATTTGTCGCCGTACAGGGGCGCGTCGTCGAAGTCGAAGCGAGCGCCGCCGAAGCCCAGTGACCAGCCCCATTTGCCGCCGTAGCGGTATCCTTCTCTTTCTTTCATGTACAGCAGCCCGTGCACGCGGTAGTCATAGTCGTCGATGCCGTCTGTCCCGTCGCGGAACGCGCCCTGACCGTAGATCACGCTGAATTTGTCCGTATCGGCCGTGTCGTTGTAGGAATCAAACATTTCGGCAAATGAGCGGTCGAAGGCCTTTCGCGTGTGCAGCTCCCGGTTTTGGATCGTCGAGTAGATGTCGCCGCGGATCTCGCCCAGGAGCCGACCGCTTTCCCGTTCAAAGGCCGCCGTTCCCTGTGTGGCATCGATCCGGTCGAGCCGGTAATTAAGTTTTTTCAAGAGTTGCGCGTCTTTGGAGGTCCCGGTGGGATCCCGTTTCAAAAGGATGTCGGCGCCTTCCTCGATGGCCGTAAATCGCGGATCCTTCATCACAAGGGCATAGGGCTGCTTCCTCACGGTCAATGTGCCGTCGGGCTCGACCCAAGCCTCAAAGAGGGGGGAGGTCCCGATCGTAAGGGACGCCGCGGCCGTTCCCGGTGTGTCGGTCTCTGACGCCGCTCCGGCGGGGCTTGCGATAAATTCGTCGACTGCCCATTCATAGCCGTTTCCGCTCAGGATGTAATCCGGCTCCAATTGAGCGGTTCCGCTGAGGCTCGCGGTCAGGAACATGGGGGCGGCGCGGTATTCGCTGAGAGCCAGTCTGAGCCCCTCGGCGACGATGGCTTCGGCCGCGATGGTCCCGGCTGTGACGATGTTGCCTTCGAGGACGAGAGCTCCGCCTTCGGCGTGAATGCCGGTCGATTGGGCGTCGAGCAGGCGGATTTCGCCGTTATTGATGAATTCGGCGTTTCCCTTGGCAAAGATTCCGATGCCGCCGGCTTCCACGGTAATAAGGCCGTTGTTGGTAAATCGCGTTGTCGCCGCACTTTCGACGCCTTCGAGGTAGACGCCAATCGCGTGTTCGCCGTTGACCTGAATCACGCCGGTTTCTGTATTTATACCGCTCGCGCCGTTTACGAGCCGGATGCCTACGGATTCCATACCATAGTACTCGCTGTTCGTCACGGATATTGTTTCGTAATTCCGAATCGTCACATTGTCGGCAGTTCCATTTCCTGCGGCATAAATTCCGATGGCGCCCATATCGACGGAAATATTTGCGAAATTTTCAAGATTGACCTGATTGCCGCCGGAGTATTCTTCATTATTTATAAAAATGCCATAATTTCCTCTGCTTATGCTCCAATCCCCTGAAGTTGTAATTTTGCCACTGCTTGAAATCTTGTATACCTTTGCGATTGGCGCATTGTACATCCATTCCAATTTTCCGTCTCCGGCAAAATTGTAGTCTCCGTCGCGATCAAGATAAACCACAACCTGACCCGCGGCGCTTTTTTCTCCTTGCTCCTCTTTATTTACTATCATGTCAGTCGATGCTTGCCTTGTAAATTCGACATCTATCGGTTCGTCATACCGGGGCGTACCGACATTGTCGGCAGAATTGTCGGGATTATTGGGATTGTCCGGAGTATCCGGATTATCCGGAATGCTTGGATTGTCCGGGGTATTGGGATTCTCATTGGGATTCTCATTGGGATTCTCATTGGGATTCTCATTGGGATTCTCATT
Above is a window of Fusobacteriaceae bacterium DNA encoding:
- a CDS encoding winged helix-turn-helix transcriptional regulator — encoded protein: MAERYANALPEINAEVEHISKFISGLWQIHAFGEGNTRTTAVFTIKYLRTFGFNVDNDLFAVHSWYFRNALVRANFNDAKLNIHATTEYLMQFFGNLLFGEHNELKNRYLHIKEAKLFPAKTVEKTDTLSDNNVGINKDSVGINVGIKPNILNLMAKNGRITTPELAGLLNVSTRTIERHIRELQQGNIIKREGARKNGYWKIIDIEK
- a CDS encoding DUF86 domain-containing protein — its product is MDELTRALLTKIIYRANRIIRYVSGCSLEMFLDNEMAQDGVCMNLLNIGELVKQLPQSVRQQYADIPWKKITGLRDITAHGYDSLRINDIWGTATKDVPVLICRIKTILEE
- a CDS encoding nucleotidyltransferase domain-containing protein, whose amino-acid sequence is MLTLEQIKKAAEQVAKNYPLTKVSVFGSYASGTATEESDLDLLVEFTTDTVSLLDIIGVKYDFEDLLNKSVDVLHAPLPENSHLIINKEVRVYG